The bacterium genome window below encodes:
- the tpiA gene encoding triose-phosphate isomerase has product MPRTPIIAGNWKMYKNVKESVDFVAALKEKLKDVKDREVLVCPTFLALCPVLDALRFSNIQVGCQDAHWEHEGAFTGNVSPAMLKAEGVKYVILGHSERRQYDNDTDSRINAKLKNVLKTGLRAIVCVGETLAEREGGRTEKVIETQLTGCFTGIGLGDLPSIVIAYEPVWAIGTGKTATPEQAQEVHAFIRKWLTGKFGPEGAEGMRIQYGGSVKPENIKQLMGKPDIDGALVGGASLKVDSFEAIVRF; this is encoded by the coding sequence ATGCCACGTACGCCGATCATTGCCGGTAATTGGAAGATGTACAAGAACGTCAAGGAATCCGTCGATTTCGTCGCGGCACTCAAGGAAAAATTGAAGGATGTGAAGGACCGGGAGGTCCTGGTCTGCCCGACCTTCTTGGCGCTGTGCCCGGTCTTGGACGCCTTGCGATTCTCCAATATCCAGGTGGGGTGCCAGGATGCCCATTGGGAGCACGAGGGGGCCTTTACCGGCAACGTGAGCCCCGCCATGTTAAAGGCGGAAGGCGTGAAATACGTCATCCTGGGCCATTCGGAGAGGCGCCAATATGACAACGATACCGATTCCAGGATCAACGCTAAGTTGAAGAACGTCCTCAAGACCGGGTTGCGGGCCATCGTTTGTGTCGGCGAGACCCTGGCCGAGCGGGAAGGGGGCCGTACGGAGAAGGTGATCGAGACCCAACTGACCGGGTGCTTCACCGGGATCGGATTGGGAGACCTCCCCTCCATTGTCATCGCTTATGAGCCCGTTTGGGCCATCGGGACCGGGAAGACCGCGACCCCGGAGCAGGCCCAAGAGGTCCATGCTTTTATCCGGAAATGGCTGACCGGGAAATTCGGCCCCGAGGGTGCGGAGGGGATGCGCATCCAATACGGTGGAAGCGTGAAGCCGGAGAACATCAAACAATTGATGGGAAAGCCAGATATCGATGGCGCTTTGGTGGGCGGCGCGAGCCTGAAGGTGGATTCCTTCGAAGCGATCGTCCGGTTTTGA
- the secG gene encoding preprotein translocase subunit SecG, which produces MSLAINILFVLNAIVLIGVVLIQQPKTSGGLFSGTGQSLLGTSGKTFWTKTTIIVASIFMVLCILMVRFPAAQKGQSSVADIIEKQNQQQAAPAAAPNGEKAPAAAQPVSSSAPAAQKVPGTTGKKN; this is translated from the coding sequence ATGAGCCTCGCCATCAATATTCTTTTCGTCCTGAATGCCATCGTGCTGATCGGGGTCGTCCTGATCCAGCAACCCAAGACCTCGGGTGGTCTCTTTTCGGGGACCGGTCAAAGCCTTTTGGGGACCAGTGGGAAGACCTTTTGGACCAAGACCACGATCATTGTCGCTTCGATCTTCATGGTCCTTTGCATCCTCATGGTCAGGTTCCCCGCCGCCCAAAAGGGCCAAAGCTCGGTCGCGGATATCATCGAGAAACAGAACCAACAACAGGCCGCTCCGGCGGCTGCGCCGAACGGGGAAAAGGCCCCGGCGGCGGCCCAACCGGTTTCCAGTTCGGCTCCGGCAGCGCAAAAGGTCCCCGGTACCACGGGGAAGAAGAACTAG